A part of Onthophagus taurus isolate NC chromosome 7, IU_Otau_3.0, whole genome shotgun sequence genomic DNA contains:
- the LOC139430637 gene encoding uncharacterized protein, whose amino-acid sequence MSQDGFSQIDLTAPGFASQESFLLNSFDINLLNMSTVEKALDPNVQPNEQPMDPNVESNVQQTTALPNIAGSSKVDDKNVKHLSLSLRRKSGNREHRKKGAGVWLPPDKYRELRRETRARSRSTKHKRVSVEPATLSKVEVTHSEMASGDESNDSLSLMAVSQHCTENRTYLKAINAAFVSKASSSKASSSKASSIPTPPTNINIPTIEVPSLSPKVQILRVDTIPATSVISDVPASLFSNAMCAAVETTKEEILTEINILYQNFYKDLHAKVLQLQTSLRELAQFREGLASSSNHSLTTSLDITVATLTVEMKKAEFILSSLHTNNFPS is encoded by the coding sequence atgtctcaagacggttttagtcaaattgatttaactGCTCCGGGTTTCGCCAGCCAGGAATCCTTTCTGTTAAACAGTTTTGACATAAACCTGTTGAACATGTCGACTGTTGAGAAGGCTCTGGATCCAAACGTGCAGCCTAATGAGCAGCCGATGGATCCAAACGTTGAATCTAATGTGCAGCAAACTACGGCGCTTCCAAACATCGCAGGTTCCTCGAAAGTCGACGATAAGAATGTGAAACACCTTTCACTTTCACTTCGTCGAAAGTCGGGGAACCGTGAACACCGGAAGAAGGGTGCAGGTGTGTGGTTACCGCCAGATAAGTATAGAGAGCTTCGACGGGAGACCCGTGCTCGTTCGCGAAGTACCAAACACAAGCGTGTGTCAGTTGAACCTGCGACTCTGTCAAAGGTTGAAGTGACACACTCGGAAATGGCTAGCGGCGATGAGTCCAACGACTCTCTTTCTTTAATGGCGGTATCCCAACACTGCACCGAAAACCGGACATACCTTAAAGCTATTAATGCAGCTTTTGTTTCTAAGGCTTCTTCTTCTAAggcttcttcttctaaagcttCGTCGATTCCCACTCCCCCTACTAACATAAACATTCCTACCATAGAAGTTCCCTCATTAAGCCCGAAAGTACAAATCTTAAGGGTGGACACAATTCCCGCTACTTCAGTCATTTCCGATGTACCTGCCAGCCTTTTTTCAAATGCAATGTGTGCAGCAGTAGAAACAACCAAAGAGGAGATTTTGaccgaaattaatattttgtatcaaaatttttataaagaccTTCATGCAAAGGTACTTCAATTGCAGACCTCTTTGAGAGAACTTGCACAGTTTAGGGAAGGGCTGGCGTCGAGTTCTAACCACTCTTTAACAACGTCACTCGACATCACCGTTGCAACATTAAccgttgaaatgaaaaaagcaGAATTCATTTTGTCTTCTTTACATACTAATAACTTCCCTTCCTAG
- the LOC139430562 gene encoding uncharacterized protein: MVVCEDCGKSFTRVDNLKRHQRLSCIGKRIKLDAPQIPKAVKCEACDDYVNRQCYSAHLRSNAHKRNAFVIIDDGVERIAGAFGDKIVSYRISEEGFFVDLDEFSHRIREKILNLIQSAIDIHRNVKLNMECFGLYFLQSKEDCEIKSFNTKNKVVSLASDLYKIYKEFIDEISSKMSEFQERDSGWTLMQILYMELNLNKYNPIRASNYIDLPSQIKAKRAVINIQNADDACFAWAVTSALHEPNGLPQRTSSYPNYLDCGLDYSNIVFPVKLRDIPVFEKQNKLSINVYGINEYFKDGVMNYDIITMYICRQKEERHINLLLVTNDSGNSHYCWIKNLSRLLSSQASQNGHEKYICDGCLVFFTSENKLIRHQSDDCSKVRAILPTTNLKINKYGNEEKENILQFENFERQLKIPFVVYADFEALQKPIADAEATELNDDNSYSVKCFKHEPYAFAYYIKCSYDESLSKFEIYRGCNAAQIFMSKLEHDVLNIYKNYLSQPKEMLPLPPIDRLIHEMQDICHICSHKIKEGNKVCDHDHLTGLYRGPAHAVCNINYQLPKFIPIFFHNLSNYDCHMFVKDMALKEEDVDVIAQNKEKYISFSKKIIVGENIDSKGKLRRVHMKLRFVDSFRFMALSLEKLGSFLEDNQCVQIRKYFRNEEQFRLIRQKGVFPYSFVDSFEKLNLTALPDRSSFYNTLCDDSITEENYCRAQTVWNLFNCRTLGEYSDIYLTSDVLLLADVFENFRTISMKYYSLDPCHYFTAPGFGWDALLRMTGVKLELLTDIDMLHFFKNGIRGGLSMCTKRSAKANNKLMMEFDETKDPSYILYLDATNLYGHAMRRKLPTGGFRWLSDEEIQKLDIYNTEDDSEKGYVFEVDLEYPEAIHDEHNDLPFCPERIVPPGSKNAKLIANLENKTKYIIHYVNLKQCIKFGLKLTKIYRVLEFKQSNWMRSYIDFNSDKRAKAKNEFEKNHYKAMNNIVYGKTMENVEKRVDIRLVTHWECRHKKPGVEALIAKPNFKSSKIFCDNLIAVQLNVAEVRYCKPLYVGFSILELSKTVMYSFFYDYLKVKYGNNITLLYTDTDSLILEITTPNVYEDIKENIEFFDTSNYPLENIHNIPRGRSVLGRMKDEYPNRCITSFVGTGAKAYCITLLNDNVKKAKGVKKYVIDKHLSVTDYKRVVECGGSVHKKMYIFKSEFHTMYTELKNKIALSSCDDKRYILPNGCNTLAWGHWLIKRLNANK; the protein is encoded by the exons atggtcGTGTGTGAggattgtggaaaaagttttactcgagttgacaatttaaaaagacaTCAACGATTATCTTGTATTGGCAAGAGAATCAAGCTTGACGCACCGCAAATTCCAAAAGCAGTAAAATGTGAGGCTTGCGATGATTATGTAAATAGACAATGTTACTCTGCACATTTACGAAGCAACGCACACAAGCGTAACGCTTTTGTTATAATCGATGACGGAGTGGAGAGAATAGCTGGAGCATTCGGTGACAAAATTGTCAGTTATCGAATAAGTGAAGAAGGTTTTTTTGTGGATTTGGATGAATTTTCTCATAGAATTcgagaaaaaatactaaatctaATACAAAGCGCAATCGATATTCaccgaaatgtaaaattaaatatggaatgttttggtttgtattttttacaatcaaaggaagactgtgaaataaaatcattcaatacGAAAAATAAGGTAGTATCATTAGCGTCGgatctgtataaaatatataaggaatttattgatgaaatttcatcaaaaatgtcaGAATTCCAGGAACGAGATTCAG gatggactttaatgcaaattctctatatggagttaaatttaaacaaatataatcctATCAGAGCATCTAATTACATCGATCTACCATcacaaataaaagcaaagcgtgctgtgataaatatacaaaacgcgGATGATGCATGTTTTGCATGGGCTGTAACATCCGCACTACATGAACCGAACGGTTTACCACAGAGGACATCTTCGTATCCGAATTACCTAGACTGCGGCTTAGactattcaaatattgtttttccagTTAAATTACGAGATATACCTGTATTTGAAAAGCAGAACAAACTATCTATTAATGTATATGGAATAAATGAGTATTTTAAAGACggtgttatgaattatgacataattacaatgtatatatgtcgacaaaaagaagaaagacatataaatttattattggttaCAAATGATTCCGGGAATAGTCactattgttggataaaaaatctGTCTCGATTACTATCATCGCAAGCATCGCAGAATGGTCATGAAAAGTATATTTGCGACGGATGCTTGGTATTCTTTACgtcagaaaataaacttatccgTCATCAAAGTGACGATTGCAGCAAGGTAAGGGCAATtttaccaacaacaaatttgaaaataaataaatatggaaatgaagaaaaggaaaatatactacagttcgaaaattttgaacgacaattaaaaataccgtTCGTGGTGTATGCAGATTTTGAAGCATTACAGAAACCGATCGCCGATGCGGAAGCAACAGAACTTAACGATGATAATTCATACTCCgtcaaatgtttcaaacacgAACCTTATGCATTtgcatattatataaaatgttcataTGACGAATCATTGTCGAAGTTTGAAATATATCGCGGATGTAATGCTGCTCAAATTTTCATGAGCAAGTTGGAACATGACGTTctgaatatatacaaaaattatttaagccaACCAAAAGAAATGCTCCCATTACCACCTATTGATAGATTAATACATGAGATGCAGGATATCTGTCACATTTgttcgcacaaaataaaagaaggtaATAAAGTGTGCGATCATGATCACCTAACTGGGTTGTATAGAGGACCCGCACATGCTGTATGTaacatcaattatcaattaccaaaGTTCATACCGATATTCTTTCACAATCTTTCGAACTACGATTGTCATATGTTTGTGAAAGATATGGCATTAAAAGAGGAAGACGTGGACGTTATAGCacagaataaagaaaagtatatatcattttcgaaaaaaattatcgtaggAGAAAACATTGACAGCAAGGGAAAGCTAAGGCGGGTTCATATGAAATTGAGATTTGTGGATTCATTTAGGTTTATGGCTTTATCGCTAGAGAAGTTGGGTTCATTTTTGGAAGACAACCAATGCGTTcaaatcagaaaatattttaggaacGAAGAACAGTTTCGACTTATACGTCAGAAAGGAGTTTTTCCGTATTCCTTTGTGGATTCATTCGAAAAGCTGAATCTTACCGCTCTGCCAGATCGAAGTAGTTTTTACAATACTTTATGCGACGATAGTATAAccgaagaaaattattgtcgTGCACAAACGGTGTGGAACTTATTTAACTGTCGCACTTTAGGCGAATATAGCGACATTTATTTAACGTCTGACGTTTTACTTTTGGCGGACGTATTTGAGAATTTCCGAACCATCTCGATGAAGTATTACTCTTTAGATCCATGTCATTACTTCACAGCGCCGGGCTTCGGTTGGGATGCATTATTACGAATGACAGgggtaaaattagaattattaacggacatagacatgttacacttctttaaaaatggtattcgcGGTGGATTAAGTATGTGCACTAAACGCAGTGCGAAggctaacaataaattaatgatggaATTTGATGAAACCAAAGACCCATCTTATATTTTGTATCTCGACGCTACGAATTTGTATGGACACGCAATGAGACGAAAATTACCGACGGGGGGATTTCGATGGCTATCAGATGAAGAGATTCAAAAGTTAGATATTTACAATACGGAAGACGATTCCGAAAAGGGTTACGTGTTCGAGGTAGATTTAGAGTATCCGGAAGCAATACATGATGAACACAACGATTTGCCATTTTGTCCAGAACGGATTGTACCCCCAGgttcaaaaaatgcaaagttaatagcaaatttggaaaataaaacaaaatacatcatTCATTACGTGAATCTAAAGCAGTGTATCAAGTTCGGATTGAAACTAACGAAGATTTACAGAGtattagaatttaaacaatccaaCTGGATGCGGAGCTACATCGATTTCAATTCCGATAAACGTGCGAAAGCtaagaatgaatttgaaaaaaatcattacaaagcaATGAATAACATCGTATACGGTAAGACAatggaaaatgtggaaaagcGAGTGGATATAAGACTAGTTACCCACTGGGAATGTCGTCATAAGAAACCGGGCGTGGAAGCCCTAATagctaaaccaaattttaaatcttcgaaaatattttgcgaTAATTTGATAGCCGTTCAATTGAACGTCGCGGAAGTTCGTTATTGCAAACCGCTGTATGTGGGTTTCAGTATATTAGAGCTTTCGAAAACCGTAATGTACAGCTTCTTCTATGAttacttaaaagttaaatatggaaataacatAACACTTTTATACACCGATACTGATTCCCTAATCCTAGAAATTACTACTCCCAATGTATAtgaggatataaaagaaaatattgaattttttgacaCGTCCAATTATCCGTTAGAGAATATACACAATATACCTCGCGGTCGATCTGTGTTGGGAAGAATGAAAGATGAATATCCAAACAGGTGCATAACGTCATTTGTTGGAACAGGAGCTAAGGCGTACTGCATCACCTTGTTGAATGATAATGTAAAGAAGGCTAAAGGAGTAAAGaaatatgttatagataaacaTTTAAGCGTGACCGATTATAAACGTGTGGTTGAATGTGGCGGATcggttcataaaaaaatgtacatttttaagtcAGAATTTCATACTATGTATAccgaattaaagaataaaattgctcTTTCATCGTGCGATGATAAACGATACATATTACCGAACGGATGTAATACTTTGGCGTGGGGTCATTGgttgataaaaagattgaatgcgaataaatga
- the LOC139430739 gene encoding uncharacterized protein has translation MVVCEDCGKSFTRVDNLKRHQRLSCIGKRIKLDAPQIPKAVKCEACDDYVNRQCYSAHLRSNAHKRNAFVIIDDGVERIAGAFGDKIVSYRISEEGFFVDLDEFSHRIREKILNLIQSAIDIHRNVKLNMECFGLYFLQSKEDCEIKSFNTKNKVVSLASDLYKIYKEFIDEISSKMSEFQERDSGWTLMQILYMELNLNKYNPIRASNYIDLPSQIKAKRAVINIQNADDACFAWAVTSALHEPNGLPQRTSSYPNYLDCGLDYSNIVFPVKLRDIPVFEKQNKLSINVYGINEYFKDGVMNYDIITMYICRQKEERHINLLLVTNDSGNSHYCWIKNLSRLLSSQASQNGHEKYICDGCLVFFTSENKLIRHQSDDCSKVRAILPTTNLKINKYGNEEKENILQFENFERQLKIPFVVYADFEALQKPIADAEATELNDDNSYSVKCFKHEPYAFAYYIKCSYDESLSKFEIYRGCNAAQIFMSKLEHDVLNIYKNYLSQPKEMLPLPPIDRLIHEMQDICHICSHKIKEGNKVCDHDHLTGLYRGPAHAVCNINYQLPKFIPIFFHNLSNYDCHMFVKDMALKEEDVDVIAQNKEKYISFSKKIIVGENIDSKGKLRRVHMKLRFVDSFRFMALSLEKLGSFLEDNQCVQIRKYCRNEEQFRLIRQKGVFPYSFVDSFEKLNLTALPDRSSFYNTLCDDSITEENYCRAQTVWNLFNCRTLGEYSDIYLTSDVLLLADVFENFRTISMKYYSLDPCHYFTAPGFGWDALLRMTGVKLELLTDIDMLHFFKNGIRGGLSMCTKRSAKANNKLMMEFDETKDPSYILYLDATNLYGHAMRRKLPTGGFRWLSDEEIQKLDIYNTEDDSEKGYVFEVDLEYPEAIHDEHNDLPFCPERIVPPGSKNAKLIANLENKTKYIIHYVNLKQCIKFGLKLTKIYRVLEFKQSNWMRSYIDFNSDKRAKAKNEFEKNHYKAMNNIVYGKTMENVEKRVDIRLVTHWECRHKKPGVEALIAKPNFKSSKIFCDNLIAVQLNVAEVRYCKPLYVGFSILELSKTVMYSFFYDYLKVKYGNNITLLYTDTDSLILEITTPNVYEDIKENIEFFDTSNYPLENIHNIPRGRSVLGRMKDEYPNRCITSFVGTRAKAYCITLLNDNVKKAKGVKKYVIDKHLSVTDYKRVVECGGSVHKKMYIFKSEFHTMYTELKNKIALSSCDDKRYILPNGCNTLAWGHWLIKRLNANK, from the exons atggtcGTGTGTGAggattgtggaaaaagttttactcgagttgacaatttaaaaagacaTCAACGATTATCTTGTATTGGCAAGAGAATCAAGCTTGACGCACCGCAAATTCCAAAAGCAGTAAAATGTGAGGCTTGCGATGATTATGTAAATAGACAATGTTACTCTGCACATTTACGAAGCAACGCACACAAGCGTAACGCTTTTGTTATAATCGATGACGGAGTGGAGAGAATAGCTGGAGCATTCGGTGACAAAATTGTCAGTTATCGAATAAGTGAAGAAGGTTTTTTTGTGGATTTGGATGAATTTTCTCATAGAATTcgagaaaaaatactaaatctaATACAAAGCGCAATCGATATTCatcgaaatgtaaaattaaatatggaatgttttggtttgtattttttacaatcaaaggaagactgtgaaataaaatcattcaatacGAAAAATAAGGTAGTATCATTAGCGTCGgatctgtataaaatatataaggaatttattgatgaaatttcatcaaaaatgtcaGAATTCCAGGAACGAGATTCAG gatggactttaatgcaaattctctatatggagttaaatttaaacaaatataatcctATCAGAGCATCTAATTACATCGATCTACCATCGCAAATAAAAGCAAAGCGTGCtgtgataaatatacaaaacgcgGATGATGCATGTTTTGCATGGGCTGTAACATCCGCACTACATGAACCGAACGGTTTACCACAGAGGACATCTTCGTATCCGAATTACCTAGACTGCGGCTTAGactattcaaatattgtttttccagTTAAATTACGAGATATACCTGTATTTGAAAAGCAGAACAAACTATCTATTAATGTATATGGAATAAATGAGTATTTTAAAGACggtgttatgaattatgacataattacaatgtatatatgtcgacaaaaagaagaaagacatataaatttattattggttaCAAATGATTCCGGGAATAGTCactattgttggataaaaaatctGTCTCGATTACTATCATCGCAAGCATCGCAGAATGGTCATGAAAAGTATATTTGCGACGGATGCTTGGTATTCTTTACgtcagaaaataaacttatccgTCATCAAAGTGACGATTGCAGCAAGGTAAGGGCAATtttaccaacaacaaatttgaaaataaataaatatggaaatgaagaaaaggaaaatatactacagttcgaaaattttgaacgacaattaaaaataccgtTCGTGGTGTATGCAGATTTTGAAGCATTACAGAAACCGATCGCCGATGCGGAAGCAACAGAACTTAACGATGATAATTCATACTCCgtcaaatgtttcaaacacgAACCTTATGCATTtgcatattatataaaatgttcataTGACGAATCATTGTCGAAGTTTGAAATATATCGCGGATGTAATGCTGCTCAAATTTTCATGAGCAAGTTGGAACATGACGTTctgaatatatacaaaaattatttaagccaACCAAAAGAAATGCTCCCATTACCACCTATTGATAGATTAATACATGAGATGCAGGATATCTGTCACATTTgttcgcacaaaataaaagaaggtaATAAAGTGTGCGATCATGATCACCTAACTGGGTTGTATAGAGGACCCGCACATGCTGTATGTaacatcaattatcaattaccaaaGTTCATACCGATATTCTTTCACAATCTTTCGAACTACGATTGTCATATGTTTGTGAAAGATATGgcattaaaagaagaagacgtGGACGTTATAGCacagaataaagaaaagtatatatcattttcgaaaaaaattatcgtaggAGAAAACATTGACAGCAAGGGAAAGCTAAGGCGGGTTCATATGAAATTGAGATTTGTGGATTCATTTAGGTTTATGGCTTTATCGCTAGAGAAGTTGGGTTCATTTTTGGAAGACAACCAATGCGTTCAAATCAGAAAATATTGTAGGAACGAAGAACAGTTTCGACTTATACGTCAGAAAGGAGTTTTTCCGTACTCCTTTGTGGATTCATTCGAAAAGCTGAATCTTACCGCTCTGCCAGATCGAAGTAGTTTTTACAATACTTTATGCGACGATAGTATAAccgaagaaaattattgtcgTGCACAAACGGTGTGGAACTTATTTAACTGTCGCACTTTAGGCGAATATAGCGACATTTATTTAACGTCTGACGTTTTACTTTTGGCGGACGTATTTGAGAATTTCCGAACCATCTCGATGAAGTATTACTCTTTAGATCCATGTCATTACTTCACAGCGCCGGGCTTCGGTTGGGATGCATTATTACGAATGACAGgggtaaaattagaattattaacggacatagacatgttacacttctttaaaaatggtattcgcGGTGGATTAAGTATGTGCACTAAACGCAGTGCGAAggctaacaataaattaatgatggaATTTGATGAAACCAAAGACCCATCTTATATTTTGTATCTCGACGCTACGAATTTGTATGGACACGCAATGAGACGAAAATTACCGACGGGTGGATTTCGATGGCTATCAGATGAAGAGATTCAAAAGTTAGATATTTACAATACGGAAGACGATTCCGAAAAGGGTTACGTGTTCGAGGTAGATTTAGAGTATCCGGAAGCAATACATGATGAACACAACGATTTGCCATTTTGTCCAGAACGGATTGTACCCCCAGgttcaaaaaatgcaaagttaatagcaaatttggaaaataaaacaaaatacatcatTCATTACGTGAATCTAAAGCAGTGTATCAAGTTCGGATTGAAACTAACGAAGATTTACAGAGtattagaatttaaacaatccaaCTGGATGCGGAGCTACATCGATTTCAATTCCGATAAACGTGCGAAAGCtaagaatgaatttgaaaaaaatcattacaaagcaATGAATAACATCGTATACGGTAAGACAatggaaaatgtggaaaagcGAGTGGATATAAGACTAGTTACCCACTGGGAATGTCGTCATAAGAAACCGGGCGTGGAAGCCCTAATagctaaaccaaattttaaatcttcgaaaatattttgcgaTAATTTGATAGCCGTTCAATTGAACGTCGCGGAAGTTCGTTATTGCAAACCGCTGTATGTGGGTTTCAGTATATTAGAGCTTTCGAAAACCGTAATGTACAGCTTCTTCTATGAttacttaaaagttaaatatggaaataacatAACACTTTTATACACCGATACTGATTCCCTAATCCTAGAAATTACTACTCCCAATGTATAtgaggatataaaagaaaatattgaattttttgacaCGTCCAATTATCCGTTAGAGAATATACACAATATACCTCGCGGTCGATCTGTGTTGGGAAGAATGAAAGATGAATATCCAAACAGGTGCATAACGTCATTTGTTGGAACACGAGCTAAGGCGTACTGCATCACCTTGTTGaatgataatgtaaaaaaggCTAAAGGAGTAAAGaaatatgttatagataaacaTTTAAGCGTGACCGATTATAAACGTGTGGTTGAATGTGGCGGATcggttcataaaaaaatgtacatttttaagtcAGAATTTCATACTATGTATAccgaattaaagaataaaattgctcTTTCATCGTGCGATGATAAACGATACATATTACCGAACGGATGTAATACTTTGGCGTGGGGTCATTGgttgataaaaagattgaatgcgaataaatga